In the Streptomyces sp. WMMC940 genome, AGCCGTGGCCGAGCAGATCCCGCGGGAGGACCGGACCGCGGCGCGCTGGGGCGAGATCGCCGATGTGGCCGACCAGTTCGACCACTTCGTCGGCGTCGGTGACCAGCACCGCGCCGGTGCGCAGCAGTTCGTGCACCCCTGCGGAGAGTCCGCTGGTCACCGGGCCGGGAACGCCCATGGTGAACCGGCCGAGGCGCTCCGCGGCGCGCGCCGTGGCGAGTGAACCGCTCCGGTACTCGGCCTCCACGACGACCGTGCCCCGGGACAGGGCCGCGATGACCCGGTTCCGCAGCACGAACCTGCTGCGGGTGGGATGGGCTCCGGGCGGCAACTCCGCGATCACCAGGCCCTGTTCGACCACGCGGCGGAGCAACTCCGCATGGCCGCGGGGATAGACGGCGTCCACCCCGCAGGCCAGTACCGCGACCGTCGCGCCCGCCGCGGACAGCGCGCCTCGGTGGGCGGCGGCGTCGACCCCGTACGCGGCGCCGGAGACGACCACCCAGCCGCGCTCGGCGAGACCCGAGGCGAGGCTCCCCGACACATGGACCCCATACGGGGTGCACGCTCTCGCACCCACCACGGCCACCGAACGCAGGGCCCATATCCGCAGGTCGGGTCCGCCCCGGACCCAGAGCCCGACCGGCCTTGCGTCTCCGAGGTCGTCCAGTTGCCCCGGCCACTCCGGATCCCCCGGACACAGGAAGCGTCCGCCCAGTTCGGCCACCCGCTCGAGATCGCGCTCCGGACGTGCCGCCGCAGCCCGCATCCGGTAGCCCTCGATCCGCTGCTCCCCCGCACCGGGAAGGGCACCCTCGCCCGGGGTGGGCGCCGTGAGGCGGGCCAGGAGTTCCACCGGGCCGAGCCGGCGCAGCCATCTCCCCGCGTGTTCGTCACCCGGTTCGACGACCCTCGTCAACGCGGCACGCGCCCTGCGTTCCTCCTCGCCCGCACCGGCGGTCACGACCGGGCTCCCGTCGCCGCGCCCGGGCACCGGTCCGGCCCGCTCCCACGCACGGGGCTCACCGCTCGGCTCCGAACCCCGCCGGGACGCCCCGCGCGATGCCCGTGCGCAGTTGGAGCGCCAGGTCCACATCGCGGGTGCCGGGCCGGTCGTGGCCCGCGAGATCGGCGATCGTCCAGGCGACCCGGAGTACACGGTCCATGCCCCGCGCGGTGAGCAGTCCCCTCTCCATGTCCCGCTCGGCCGCGGCCAGCGCGCCGGGAGCGGTGTGCCAGCGGGTGCGCAGCTCGTGCCCGGGCACCTCGCTGTTCGCGTGCCACGGGGTGCCGGCCAGCCGGGCGGACGCTCTGTCCCGTGCCTCCCCGACCCGGGCCGCGACGTCCGCGGACGGCTCACCCCGGCCGCCCCTGCCCAGCAGGTCGGCCCGGCTGACGGGCTCCACCTCGACCCTCAGGTCGACCCGGTCGAGCAGGGGTCCCGAGAGCCGCGCCCGGTACCGCCGGATCAGCGCCGCGGGGCAGTCGCACCCCGAGCCGTGCAGGGTGTGGCGCCCGCACGGGCAGGGGTTGGCCGCCAGAACCATGAGGAACCGGGCGGGCAGCCGGACCACCCCCGCGCTCCGTGCGACGATCACATGGCCCGATTCGAGGGGCTGGCGGAGGGCGTCGAGCGCCTTGCCGGAGAACTCCGGGGCCTCGTCCAGGAACAGGACGCCCCGGTGCGCCAGGGACACCGCGCCGGGTCTCGGCACGCCCTGACCACCGCCCACGAGGGACTGCATCGTCGCCGAGTGGTGCGGGGCGCAGTAGGGCGGCGTGCGCACCAGGGGCTCGCCGGGCGGCAGGATGCCCGCGACCGAATGAACGGCGGTGACCTCGAGGGACTCCTTGCGGGTGAGTGGCGGGAGCACGGACGCGAGCCGCTCCGCCAGCATCGTCTTCCCCGCGCCCGGAGGGCCCTGGAGCAGCAGGTGGTGGCCCCCGGCGGCGGCGATCTCGACGGCGGTGCGCGCAGCGTGCTGCCCGGCGACGTCCGCCAGGTCCGGATGGGAGCCCTCGCCCCGCCCCGGACCGGCGAGACCCGTGCCCACCCCGGCGCCGGGAACCGTGAGTCCGGCGAGCATGGCGTCGGGCCGGCCGTCGCCGTCGGGCTCCTCCTCCGGCACCGGTTCGTCGTTCAGCACCGCGATGAGCTGGCGCAGACTGCGCACTCCGAGGACCGAGACGCCCGGGACGAGCGAGGCCTCTCCCGCGGTCCGCTCGGGTACGACGACCTGCCGGTATCCCGCCTCCGCCGCGGCGAGCACCGCGGGCAGCACGCCCCGCACGGGCCGCACCCTGCCGTCGAGCCCCAGCTCGCCGAGGAGTACGAGATCCGCGATGGCCCCGGGATCGATGCGCTCGGCTGCACCGAGCACGGCGCAGGCGACGGCCAGGTCGAAACCGCTGCCGCTCTTGGGCACGGAGGCCGGGCTGAGGCCGACGGTGAGCTTCTTCTGCGGCCACTCGGCATCGGAGTTGACGACGGCGGCCCGGACCCGGTCCCGGCTCTCCACGAGGCTCTTGTCCGGGAGTCCCACCAGGGCGAAGGCCGCGACTCCCGGCTCCAGGTCCGCCTGGACCTCCACGACCACGCCCTCAACCCCCACCAGGGCCACCGAGCATGTGCGCGCGAATCCCATCAGGCCACCCCCGCCACATGCTCGACCTGGGGCGCGCCCCGCCGGGGCAGCACGACCCCGACGACGTCGATCCGCACCCCGCCCGGGGGCGGTGGCCCCCCGTGCCGCTGAAGCCAGCAGGCGGCCAGGTGTCTCAACCGCTCCACCTTGGCGGATGTGATCGCGGCCATCGGATGCTCGAAGGGCGTACGCCCGTCGGGGCCGACCCTGCGGGTCTTCACCTCGCAGACGACCATCGTGTCGCCGTCCCGGGCGACGATGTCGATCTCTCCGGCCCGTCCGCACCGCCAGTTCCTGGCGAGTACGGCCATTCCGGCCGCTGCCAGCAGCCGGACGGCCAGTTCCTCCCCGTACCGCCCCAGTGCGCTCGTCGCGTTCATCGGGCACCACCTCCGGCACCGACTCTGACGCCTGCGGCCCCGGCGAGTGGATCTTGGTGGAAAACCGGCCCGATGTGGAAAACCGCGCCGCCCCTTCGGGTGGAGATCAGCCCTGGGGAAGCTCCAGATCGCTCTTGTTCAGCTCCTCGATGTTCACGTCCTTGAACGTGAGTACCCTGACCTGCTTGACGAACCTGGCCGGCCGGTACATGTCCCACACCCAGGCATCTGCCATGGAGACCTCGAAGAAGACCTCACCTTGCACCGAGTGGACCTGCATCTCGTAGTCATTGGTGAGATAGAAACGGCGCTCGGTCTCGATCACGTATTTGAACAGACCGACGACGTCGCGGTACTCCCGGTAGAGCTTCAGCTCCATCTCGGTCTCGTACTTCTCGAGGTCCTCGGCGCTCATGGCATGTTCCCCTTCAGCCGTGCGTCCCCCTATTGTGCGCCAGCCCCCCGCGTCCCTAGACGTTTTCCCGGGCCAGGACCACAGGCGCACTCGGAGGCCCCTCGTCGAGCAGCGTACGCAGCAGCTCGGCGAGCCTGGTCGGATACACCGTCTCACGCGCCGCCGACAGTTCGGCGGAGGTCCACCACCTCAGCCCCGCGACACTGCGCTGCTCCAGCCGGGTCAGGCCGGTCAGGCTGGTCGTCGTCTGCCGGGTACGTGCCAGGTAGTACCACTCGTCCTGGTCCCAGCGCCGTCCGTCGAACGGGAAGGAGCACTCCCGCTGCCAGATCACCGGTCCCAGCTCGACGTCTGTGATTCCCGTCTCCTCGGCCAGCTCGCGCAGCGCGGCCTCCTCCCGTGACTCCGTGCCCTCGACCCCACCGCCCGGTGTGAACCACCAGTCGTCGTCCGGATCGTCCGGCTCGAAGCCGTGCAGCAGCAGGACGCGGTCGTCGGGATCGAGCAGGATCACCCGGGACACCCGGCGCAGGGCGCGCCCGGCCCCGCCCCCGGTCGTCCCGGACGTCCTCCCGTCCACGGCAGCCCCCGGCGCAGGACCGCCCGCAGGCGTCCCTCGGCCCGATCCGTCCGACGGCCCCTCAGACATCCGCGGTCGCCCCGCTCCGCCCAGCAGTACGCTTCCGCCGGCCCGCGAGCTTCGCGAGCGGTCCGTGGGCGGCCCCACCCAGGATCAGCACGGCGCCGAGCGCCACCGACGCGAGGACCGGCCGGACGGGCCCCGGCTCGGAGATCCCGCCGGGCAGGGCGGCGAAGCCCCGCGGCCGTTCCAGTATCCCGCCGAGCGGCCAGGCGACGGCGTCGAGCCGGGCGGTCACCGCCCCGACCGGCACGGTGCCCTGGCCGGCCTCCTGGAGGTGCGAACGGGAGTCCACGGAGGTCCTGCGCTCGTCACCGAGGAGGAAGAGCTTCCCCGCGGGCACGGACACGTTGAAGCCCAACGGTGACGCGGGCTCCTCGCCGCGCAGATACGGTTCCTCGACGGCCTTGCCGTTGACGGTCATCCGGCCGTCGGAATCGCAGCACGCGACCTTGTCGCCGCCGACCCCGACCACGCGCTTCACCATCGGGGCGTCGGCCCACACCTTGTCGGTGAAGACGACGACGTCCCCGCGCCGGACCTCCGATCCGTCGATGCGCTGCGCCAGCACCCGGTCACCCGGCTCCACGGTCGGTGACATCGAGTCCGTCGGGACCGTGTACGGCTGGTAGAGCAGCGCCCCCCAGACGAATCCGCCGAGGAAGAGCACACAGCCGACGGCCACGGCGAGCCCCGACAGCACACTGCCGAGGCGGCCGTGGCCGCTGCCCGTACGTCCTGTTCCGCTCATCGCAGCGCTCCCTGCCTCCCAGGACCGACGATCGCTGATCCGAGCGGCACCCTACCCGTCGGTTCGCCCGCGGGTCAGCCGCCTCCGGCGGACGAGCACGATCGGCAACGCGCCGGCCACCGCGAGTGCGCCCGGCGCGAGGGTCCCGCCGATCACAGCCGCCGAGTTCAGCCCGGGCTGGTCGAAGGTGTCCGGAACCGGCAGCGTGGACCAGCGGTTGAACGGCCAGGCCACCACGACGGCCCTCCCGACGACGTCCTCGTTGCTGACCGTGCCGTTGTAGGGCAGTTCCTGGTGGTAGCGCGAGTCCAGGGAGTTGTCGCGGTTGTCGCCCATCACCCAGATCCGGCCCTCGGGCACGCGGATCGGACCGAACGGCTTGTCGTCGCAGGGCGTGCTGCCGGGCCGGATGTACGACGTCTCGTCCAGGGCCTTGCCGTTGACCATGACCTTGCCTCCCTTCTTGCAGGAGACGGTGTCACCGCCGACCGCGATGACACGCTTGATCAGGTCCTTCTCCTCCGACGAGGGCATCAGGCCGATGAAGCTCAGGAACTGCTGCACCACATTGGGCTCGGGAGCCTGGGTGTCGTCCAGCCAGCCGCCCGGGTCGTGGAAGACGACGACCTCGCCGCGCTCGGGTTCGGAGCCGAACCAGGGCGTCAGCTTGTCGACCAGCACCCGGTCGCCCCGCTGCAGCGTGTTCATCATCGAGTCCGACGGGATCGAGAACGCCTGCACCAGGAAAGTCTTGATCAGCAGCGCCAGGACCAGCGCGATGCCGACGAGGAGCGGCAGCTCCTTCCAGAAGGACCGCTGCTTCCTCGCCCCGGTACCGGACGAGCCGTCGCCGTCCGCCGGGTCACCGCCCCCCGAACCGCCGTCGCCCTGCGGGGGAAGGCCGCCGGAGCCGCTGGAACCGGGGGAAGGCTTCGCGTACCGCTCGGGCCGCTCCTCGGGCTCCTCGTGTCCGGATCGTGCGCCTACGGCCAAATCCCCCACATCCACTCCTCACTCCGTGCGACCGCCCGCGCCCGAGACGGCGCAGGCCCACTACTCCCATAACGAGCGGGAGTTCCGCAGGGCTCGGGAGCAGGACCAGTCCTTTGTGATCCTGGGAGGACACACTATGCGACGCTCCGTGTGCGGTGGCCGTCCCGGCGCGCGCATCGGGGACCGAGGCGTACGTTCCCCTCTCCTCCAGTTTGCTCCAGTGGTCGAACGGCCATGCGATGACCACGGCGCGCCCGACGACCTCCTCCTCCGAGACGGTGCCGCTGTACTCCTCGTCGAGGTGGAATCGGGAGTCGGCCGAGTTCGACCGGTGGTCGCCCATCACGAACAGCCGGCCCTCGGGGACCTGCACGTCGAACCTCAGTTTCGAGGGGGCGTTGCCGGGGTGCAGATAGGGCTCGTTCAGCGGGACCCCGTTGACCGTGACCTTGCCCTCCCGGTCGCAGCACTTGACCGAGTCACCGCCGACGGCGACGACCCGCTTGATCAGGTCCTGCTCGTCCTCGGACGGCAGCAGGCCGATGAAGGTCAGCACGTCCTTGGCCTGCTTGACGACGACAGGGTCGTCCCTGCGCGGCGTCTGTTCCTCCTGGAGCCAGCCGCCGGGGTCCTTGAAGACGACGACGTCACCGCGCTCGGGCTTGGAACCGAACCAGGGCGTCAGCTTGTCGACCAGCACCCGGTCGTCGATCCGGATCGTCTGCTCCATCGAACCCGAGGGGATGACGAACGCCTGCACCAGGAAGGTCTTGAGGACGAGGGCGATCATCAGCGCCACCGTGATGAGAAGGGGGATCTCCTTGACCGCGGATCGCTGGCGCCGTCTCTTCACCTTCTTGGCGAGCCTGCGCCGCTCGGCGCGCCCGGGCAGCGTCCGGCCGCCGTCGGTGGGCCGGGTGCCGGTGGGCAGCCGGGTGTCGGCCCGGTGGCTCGCGCGCCGCCCACGGCTACCCATGGACACCGTCCGGTGCGGTCACACGGTCGAAGGCGCCCGTCGAAGGCAGCGCGGACCAGCGGCCGAGCGGCCAGCCGATCCAGTCAGCGCGCCCGACCACCCGGTCGAGGGGGACCGTGCCCCCGCCGGGTTCGCCCAAGTGGTCGCGGGAATCACGCGACTTGCTGCGGTGGTCGCCCATGACCCACAGCGTGCCGTGCGGCACGACGATGTCGAAGGGCACATGGGACGGTGCGTCACCGGCGTACAGATAGCCCTCGTCGACCGGTACGCCGTTCACCTGGAGTCTTCCCCTCTTGTCGCAGCAGACCACGCGGTCGCCGCCCACTCCCACCACACGTTTGACGAAATCGGTGTCGGACGGTTCCGCGAGCCCGAGGGAGGCCAGCCCCTCGCGCGCCGCCGCGCTGACCGGGTTCTCCTCCACGCCCTCCGGCACGAAGGATCCGATGCCGTCGAACACGATCACGTCGCCGCGCCGCGGTTCGGACCCGAAACGGTACGCGAGCTTGTTCACCAGCACGCGGTCGCCGACTTCGAGGGCCGGTTGCATGGAGGTGCTGGGGATCAGGAACGGCTGCATCACGAAATGGCTGAGGAGCAGCAGGAACACGGCGCAGACGCCGCCCAGCACGCCGGCTCGCCGCCAGGACGGCCGCCGGTAGACGCGCGCGGAGCGCGACCGCTCTCCGGTGCCGGACCCATCGGTCTCGGGGGCGGAAGAGCGGTCGCGCTCCGTGTGCAGTGCTTCGGTGTCCATCGGGGCCAGATGCTATCCGGCCGCCGTAAGAACCGTATGAGGCCTCAGCAGGGCGCGGGTGTGAGCCGTGGCTCAGTTCTCGCGCTTCTCCTTGATCTTCGCGGCCTTGCCGCGCAGCTCACGCAGGTAGTAGAGCTTGGCGCGGCGGACGTCACCGCGGGTGACGAGCTCGATCTTCTCGAAGATCGGGCTGTGCACCGGGAAGGTGCGCTCGACGCCGACGGAGAAGGAGACCTTGCGGACCGTGAAGGTCTCACTGACGCCCGAACCCTGGCGGCGGATGACGACGCCCTTGAACTGCTGGATACGGGAGCGGTTGCCCTCGATGACGCGAACGTGGACGTTCACGGTGTCACCCGGGCGGAAGGCGGGGAGGTCGGTCCGCAGCGAGGCGGAGTTGACGGCGTCGAGCACGTGCGACATGTTTCGTCTGCTTTCTTCGCCGATGCCACAGGTCATCGACGGTATCCGGAGTGATGTTCGAGGAGCCGCGGCGTCGGGGCGGGCGTCGTGTCCCCCTGTGGCAGGGGCGCACGCCGGACGTACGGCAGCGGCCTATTCTTCCACGGCCTCCGGCCTGCGCCAAAATCGCCCGTCGGGCGACGGCGCCCAGCCCAGGATGGAGAGGATCTCCCGGTCCTTCTTGTCGAACGCGGAGGGGTCGCAGCGCTCGATCAGGTCCGGCCGGTGCAGGGCGGTCCGGCGGAAGGCCTCGTCCCTTCGCCATCGGGCGATCCGGCCGTGGTGACCGCTGAGCAGCACGTCCGGTACGCCGCGGCCGCGCCAGAGCGGTGGCTTGGTGTAGACGGGCCCCTCCAGGAGGTCGGCCATGGCGCCGGGCGCGAAGGAGTCGTCGCGGTGCGACTCGGCGTTGCCGAGGACGCCGGGCAGCAGCCGTGCGACGGCCTCCGTCATGACGAGGACGGCGGCCTCGCCGCCGGCCAGCACGTAGTCGCCGATGGAGACCTCGTGGACGGGTATGCGGGTCGCGTACTCGTCGATGACGCGGCGGTCGATGCCCTCGTACCGGGCCGGGGTGAAGATCAGCCACGGCCGCTCGGACAGCTCGACGGCGAGCTCCTGGGTGAACGGCCGGCCGCTCGGGGTCGGCACGACCAGCGCGGGAGCGTGGGCGCCCGCCTCGTAGCCGGATGCGAGGACCTCGTCCAGCGCGTCGCCCCAGGGCTCGGTCTTCATGACCATGCCCGGTCCGCCGCCGTACGGGGTGTCGTCGACGGTGCTGTGCCGGTCGTACGTCCAGTCCCGAAGGTCGTGGACGTGGACGCCGAGCTGCCCGCGTGCCCGGGCCTTGCCCACGAGCGAGACGTTCAGCGGCTCCAGGTACTCGGGGAAGATCGTGACGACGTCGAGCCGCATCAGTTCCCGTCCTCGGCGTCCGCTTCCCGCTGCGAGGCGATCTCCGCGCGGTCGTCGACGAGGCCGGGGGGCGGGTCGATGACGGCCCGCTGTCCGGCGAGGTCGATCTCGGTGACGATCTCCTCGACGAACGGGATCATGACCTCGCTTCCGTCCGGCCGCTCGACGATGAAGAGGTCCTGCGACGGCAGATGGGAGATCTCCGTGATCCGGCCGATCCCCGTGCCGTCCGCGAGCACCACGTCGAGGTCCATGAGCTGGTGGTCGTAGTACTCGTCGGGCTCCTCGGGCCGCTCCTCCGGATCGACCTCGGCGATCAGCAGGGTGTTGCGCAGCGCCTCGGCGCCGTTGCGGTCCCGGACCCCCTCGAAGCGCAGCAGCAGCCGGCCGCTGTGCACCCGGCCCGTCTCGATGGTCAGCGGGCCCGCGGAGGCCGGTTCGGTGGCCAGTACGGCTCCGGGGGCGAGCCGCAGTTCCGGCTCGTCGGTACGTACCTCGACGGTGACCTCGCCCTTGATGCCGTGGGCGCGGCCGATCCGTGCGACTACCAACTGCACGCTCAAAGCTCCTGTCGTACGACGACGGGCCGGGGCGGGCCGGTAGGCCCTCCCCGGCCCGCGCCGGTGATCAACTGCTCAGCGGACCTGGTCCACGTCGACGAGGTCGACACGGATACCACGGCCGCCGATGGCGCCCACGACGGTGCGCAGGGCGCGCGCGGTGCGGCCGTTGCGGCCGATCACCTTACCGAGATCGTCGGGGTGGACCCGGACCTCGAGCACCCGGCCGCGACGCAGATTGCGTGAGGCGACCTGCACGTCCTCGGGGTTGTCGACGATGCCCTTCACGAGGTGCTCGAGAGCCTCCTCGAGCATGCTCAGGCCTCGGTGGACTCGGCGGGAGCCTCAGCCTCGTCCGCCTTCTTCTCGGTCTTCTTCGACTTCTGGGTGATGGCCTCACCCTTGCCCTCTTCGCCCTCGAGAGCCTTGGCGAACTCGTCGAAGGAGCGGCGCTTCTCTTCCTTCGTGGCCGGGGCGAGGAGCGGCTTCTCCGGGGCGGGCAGGCCCTTGTGCTTCTGCCAGTCGCCGGTGAGCTTCAGGATCGCGAGAACCGGCTCGGTCGGCTGGGCGCCGACGGACAGCCAGTACTGGGCACGCTCCGAGTCGACCTCGATGCGGGACGGGTTGTACGTCGGGTGGTACAGACCGATCTCCTCGATGGCCCGGCCGTCACGGCGGGTACGGGAGTCGGCGACGACGATGCGGTAGTGAGGCGAACGGATCTTGCCCAGACGCTTCAGCTTGATCTTGACTGCCACGGGAGTGGGATCTCCTGGTTTTGACGTGGTTGGGCACAACGAGATGCCGCGTGGGGTTGCGGTACCCGATGGCCCGATGGACGCGTCAGCCGGAGGAGAGAGGGGTCCTGTGCGACTGTCGAGTACAGCTAGACATTGTGCCACACGGATCCCGGCCGGCTGACCCGAGGCCGTGGACCCCGGGTCGGGCCGGCCGCTCACTCCCGGAGTGCGGCCGTGTGCGGTGTCCCGCTCAGCTCGCCGCCGCCACCGCTTCGGGGATGCGGAACGGCTTGCCGCAGCCTCCGCAGACGATCGGCGCCTGGGCGAGGACCGAGGGGACCACCCGGACGTTTCTCCCGCAGTCGCAGACCGCTTTGACCCGGACGCCGCCGCCGGACGAGCCGTGGCGGGCCGCCGGACCGCGGAAGGTCCGCTTGGTGTCGGATGCCGTGGCGACCGTGTGCGCGGCGAGGGCGCGCTGCAGCCGCTCGATGGTCGGCCGGTACCGCCGCTTCGCCTCGGGGGTGAGGACGACCAGCGAGAAGCCGCTGCTGGGGTGCGGCTCCTCCGGGTGGTCCAGGCCCATCTCCTCGGCGATCGCCAGGAACCGGCGGTTGTGGTAGCGGCCGGCGCGCGAGGTGTCGCGGACGCCCCGGGCGGCGGCAATGCCGTGGACTGCCTCGTGGAGCAGTCGCTCGAAGGAGAGTTCGTGCCCGCAGGCCGACGACGACTCTCCGATCAGTGACTCTGGCGCGGCAAGATCGGGCAGCTCGGGGTGGTGCCGCTGAATGTCGGCCCACGCCTGTGCCAGCTCTGCGGCGAGAACAGGTGGTGTCGTGCTCACGTCGTGACAACGAGCAGGACGTCCCCCGGGTTCCATTCCGGGGCATCCCAAATAATTTGCACGTACCCGTCAGTTGCCGTTGATGCGTCCTGACGAGGGCGGGTGCGCTGATCTGCGGAGAAGCCTCGCAGCTCACAACAAGCTGGTACGTACTCCCGCGTCCACGCCGCAATGCCTACACCGGGCGAGCCGATGCGCGACCCCGGCCCGCGCGCCGGGACCGTGCGCCGGAGCGCCCGCGAGTGGCGCGGCACCCGGGACCGCCGGGCGGGCCTGCGCACGGTCCGCGGCGTTCCCGAGGGCTCGGCACCCGGCCCCTTCGGTGGGCGCGTGCGCCCCAGGAGGCGCGTGCGACGATCGCGAGCGTACCGGGAGCACCTTCGGACCCGGGCACCGACCCGTCCGCGCCCCGCCGGCACCGCACGGGCACCGGCCGGTTCGCGGTGCGGCCCCGGCCGCCCTCGCCGTGTGCGACCGCGGGACGAACCGGGGCGGGTACGCGTTGCACACCCCGGCCCGCCGTGGTCCGGGGGTCCGCCTCCTGCCGCACCCGCTCCCGGTGCCCGTGGCCGTGGGGCGTGTCGCGAAGATCCCTCCCGGCCCGCGACGCCCGGCACGCACTCCCCCGCAGACCTTCGGGCACGGGAGGTGCCCCCACGCGGCGTTGTCGGGGTCATCCGAGAACGTCCATCACCATCCGCCGTGCACGGGCCGTTGTCCGCGGCCTCGGCCTTGTCGATCAGTCCTGTCACCGGTGGGGGAGTCCTCCGCCGGTGGTGGAAGGACGGGCGGTCCTGCCATGGCGGGAATCGCAGGCGGGCTGCACTCTGGATGCGGAACGGTCCCGGGCGCGGGGGCGCACGACCGGGACGTCCGAGACATTGCGGTGCGACCTCTGGACGTACCGAGCGAAGCGCAGTTCCCTGGCATACGGGGGGCGCGAGCGATACGACACGGGGGCTGTCCAGCAGGGCAAGGCTGACCTCTTGGCGGATTGGGGCGCTTTTCGATGACACCTACGCTCGTCCCGCACCACCCTCGTACGTCCTCAGTGCTCCCGGCGGACGCCGGGAAACGCGCCCGTGACTGGGCCGAGATCCAGGAACGGATGCTGGTGCCGCTCTACGAGGCGGTGTACGAGCATCTGGAGGTCGGGGCCGGCACTCGTGTACTGGGCCTCGGCTGCGGCTCGGGCCTTGCCCTGCTGATGGCCGCGACGCGCGGCGCGAGCGTCACCGGCGTCGACACGGACCGGGCGAGGATGGCGCTGGCGCGCGAGCGGCTCGCTCCCGCGCCGGAGCGCCGCGGATCCGGCGACGCACCGTGGGCACGGCTGGTCGAGGGCGGGCCGGAGGAAGCCGCCGATCCCCGGCGCCCCCGGTTCAACATGATCACGGTTTTTCAGCCGATCGGGTGTACGGCCGGCGACTCCGACGGATTGGTTCCGGCGCTGGAAGCAGTAGTTCCGCTCGCTGAGCGCGGCAGCCCCGTGGTGCTGGCGGGTTGGGGCCCGCCCGAGCGGTGCGCCACCTCGGCGGTGCTGAGAGTGGCGAGCAGGCTCACCGAACGACTGCGCGCGGACGGGGGCTGGCGGCAGACGCTCCGGGACGACCTGGAGGACGTGGCGACCAGGGCGGGGATACGTCCGGACGGCTCGGGCCGGGTGTCGTGCCCCTTCGGCTACGCGGACCTGGACAGCGCCGTGCGCGGCCTGATGTCGACCGGCCTGTTCGACGCGGCGGTACGGGCGACGGACCCGGCGCAGGTGGAGAAGGAGGTCAAGGAGGCGCTCCATCCGCATGTGCGGGCCGACGGGACGGTGTGGATGCCGAACGTCTTCCGGTACCTGATAGCGCGTACGCCGTGAGGTGAAGGACCGGCGGCGCGGGGGCCCGCGAGGCACCCGGGCTCGTGCCCTGCGTGCACCGGCGCCGGGTCCCGCGCCGGAGAACGCGGGCGCGGGCCTCCCGCGCCGTGAACGTGCGAGGCGTGCGGGGCGCGCGGGCCTGGCGTACCGGGACCGCGTCTCCGCGCGCGATCCCCTGCCGCACCCGCACCGCGGGCCCCGGCCGCGGGTGCCGCGAGGGCGGCTGGAGCCCGATCGCCCCGAGCCCCCGGCGGGCCCCGGGCGCTTGCGTCCGCGCCCCGGCGACTCAGTGGCCGTTCGTGTCCTTCTTGAGCCGGGGGATGCCGGCGGCCCGGTACGCCTCCTCCTCGTCCAGCGTCTCGCTGGCGAGGAGTGCCTCGGCCAGCGCGTCCAGCCGGTCGCGGTTCTCGCGGAGCTGCCGGCAGGCGCTCTCGTAGCATTCCTCGGCGATCCGGCGCATCTCGTGGTCGACCGCGTCCAGCGTCGCCGGGGCGGCGGTGAGCCCGTACGGCTCCTGCCCGTCCCCCGACACGGCGGTGAAGCGGCCGACGCGCTCGCTCATGCCCCAGCGTCCGACCATGCCCCTGACCAGCCGGGTGACCTGCTCCAGATCGTTCTCCGATCCGGTGGTGATGATCCCGAAGACGACGTGCT is a window encoding:
- the lepB gene encoding signal peptidase I; the encoded protein is MAVGARSGHEEPEERPERYAKPSPGSSGSGGLPPQGDGGSGGGDPADGDGSSGTGARKQRSFWKELPLLVGIALVLALLIKTFLVQAFSIPSDSMMNTLQRGDRVLVDKLTPWFGSEPERGEVVVFHDPGGWLDDTQAPEPNVVQQFLSFIGLMPSSEEKDLIKRVIAVGGDTVSCKKGGKVMVNGKALDETSYIRPGSTPCDDKPFGPIRVPEGRIWVMGDNRDNSLDSRYHQELPYNGTVSNEDVVGRAVVVAWPFNRWSTLPVPDTFDQPGLNSAAVIGGTLAPGALAVAGALPIVLVRRRRLTRGRTDG
- the rpsP gene encoding 30S ribosomal protein S16, yielding MAVKIKLKRLGKIRSPHYRIVVADSRTRRDGRAIEEIGLYHPTYNPSRIEVDSERAQYWLSVGAQPTEPVLAILKLTGDWQKHKGLPAPEKPLLAPATKEEKRRSFDEFAKALEGEEGKGEAITQKSKKTEKKADEAEAPAESTEA
- the rplS gene encoding 50S ribosomal protein L19, whose product is MSHVLDAVNSASLRTDLPAFRPGDTVNVHVRVIEGNRSRIQQFKGVVIRRQGSGVSETFTVRKVSFSVGVERTFPVHSPIFEKIELVTRGDVRRAKLYYLRELRGKAAKIKEKREN
- the lepB gene encoding signal peptidase I, translated to MSGTGRTGSGHGRLGSVLSGLAVAVGCVLFLGGFVWGALLYQPYTVPTDSMSPTVEPGDRVLAQRIDGSEVRRGDVVVFTDKVWADAPMVKRVVGVGGDKVACCDSDGRMTVNGKAVEEPYLRGEEPASPLGFNVSVPAGKLFLLGDERRTSVDSRSHLQEAGQGTVPVGAVTARLDAVAWPLGGILERPRGFAALPGGISEPGPVRPVLASVALGAVLILGGAAHGPLAKLAGRRKRTAGRSGATADV
- a CDS encoding methyltransferase domain-containing protein — encoded protein: MTPTLVPHHPRTSSVLPADAGKRARDWAEIQERMLVPLYEAVYEHLEVGAGTRVLGLGCGSGLALLMAATRGASVTGVDTDRARMALARERLAPAPERRGSGDAPWARLVEGGPEEAADPRRPRFNMITVFQPIGCTAGDSDGLVPALEAVVPLAERGSPVVLAGWGPPERCATSAVLRVASRLTERLRADGGWRQTLRDDLEDVATRAGIRPDGSGRVSCPFGYADLDSAVRGLMSTGLFDAAVRATDPAQVEKEVKEALHPHVRADGTVWMPNVFRYLIARTP
- the trmD gene encoding tRNA (guanosine(37)-N1)-methyltransferase TrmD, translated to MRLDVVTIFPEYLEPLNVSLVGKARARGQLGVHVHDLRDWTYDRHSTVDDTPYGGGPGMVMKTEPWGDALDEVLASGYEAGAHAPALVVPTPSGRPFTQELAVELSERPWLIFTPARYEGIDRRVIDEYATRIPVHEVSIGDYVLAGGEAAVLVMTEAVARLLPGVLGNAESHRDDSFAPGAMADLLEGPVYTKPPLWRGRGVPDVLLSGHHGRIARWRRDEAFRRTALHRPDLIERCDPSAFDKKDREILSILGWAPSPDGRFWRRPEAVEE
- the lepB gene encoding signal peptidase I produces the protein MDTEALHTERDRSSAPETDGSGTGERSRSARVYRRPSWRRAGVLGGVCAVFLLLLSHFVMQPFLIPSTSMQPALEVGDRVLVNKLAYRFGSEPRRGDVIVFDGIGSFVPEGVEENPVSAAAREGLASLGLAEPSDTDFVKRVVGVGGDRVVCCDKRGRLQVNGVPVDEGYLYAGDAPSHVPFDIVVPHGTLWVMGDHRSKSRDSRDHLGEPGGGTVPLDRVVGRADWIGWPLGRWSALPSTGAFDRVTAPDGVHG
- the rimM gene encoding ribosome maturation factor RimM (Essential for efficient processing of 16S rRNA), translating into MQLVVARIGRAHGIKGEVTVEVRTDEPELRLAPGAVLATEPASAGPLTIETGRVHSGRLLLRFEGVRDRNGAEALRNTLLIAEVDPEERPEEPDEYYDHQLMDLDVVLADGTGIGRITEISHLPSQDLFIVERPDGSEVMIPFVEEIVTEIDLAGQRAVIDPPPGLVDDRAEIASQREADAEDGN
- a CDS encoding RNA-binding protein, whose protein sequence is MLEEALEHLVKGIVDNPEDVQVASRNLRRGRVLEVRVHPDDLGKVIGRNGRTARALRTVVGAIGGRGIRVDLVDVDQVR